A genomic window from Salvia miltiorrhiza cultivar Shanhuang (shh) chromosome 5, IMPLAD_Smil_shh, whole genome shotgun sequence includes:
- the LOC131024165 gene encoding uncharacterized protein LOC131024165 gives MDPQRAFSLLLLFIISLLSLHSKVIYGDSSVLFLDSPTRQYLRLSLDQTVSLSTSEIGATASVLLGFAPPSTLSAASSSKLNEVLAPNPFDRPRALLMVEVTGAEDSQLVGRSDKSPSGNTLRIKVEGNQRVDIQLPDEAELSMVSLNEASSNAECLDKELSDFASWFGGSYVEDASQSLNGELLIPIANGAFMRLHMSERADREFATSLVMLTSNMKKAMELHQVLTKSEHSPAELMTGRFDGIKALQDRYGKEGIAQSGMEVFVNSMSKMLDSLQAAYQGKIVGVIAHRGWVDSEQENMFHFTVNTRPSARSLQQTKLSPETIIIAEVAFVRITLAWITGIILLIATLLGIYFLVNMPITKDTLLYSNVKLD, from the exons atggATCCTCAGAGAGCTTTCTCTCTTTTACTTCTGTTCAtcatctctcttctctctctccactccAAG GTAATTTATGGGGATTCCTCGGTTCTCTTCCTCGATAGTCCTACTCGCCAATATCTTCGACTTTCATTAGATCAG ACTGTTTCACTTTCCACATCTGAAATTGGTGCTACTGCATCTGTGTTGCTTGGCTTTGCACCCCCTTCTACCCTCTCTGCCGCTAGCTCATCCAAG CTGAATGAGGTTCTTGCACCAAACCCATTTGATAGGCCCCGTGCCTTGTTGATGGTTGAAGTTACAGGAGCTGAAG ATTCTCAACTTGTCGGTCGCTCAGATAAATCTCCATCTGGTAACACCCTCAGGATCAAGGTTGAAGGTAACCAAAGAGTGGACATTCAGCTTCCAG ATGAAGCTGAACTTTCAATGGTCTCACTGAATGAAGCCTCGAGCAATGCTGAATGTTTAGACAAAGAACTAAGTGATTTT GCCTCCTGGTTTGGTGGATCATATGTTGAAGATGCATCCCAGTCACTGAATGGGGAGTTACTCATTCCCATCGCTAATGGTGCCTTTATGAGACTTCATATGTCAGAG AGAGCTGACAGAGAATTCGCAACAAGTCTTGTAATGCTTACAAGTAATATGAAAAAGGCTATGGAGTTGCATCAAGTATTGACAAAAAGCGAGCACAGTCCTGCAGAGCTTATGACGGGCAGATTTGATGGAATCAAG GCTTTGCAAGAtcgctatggaaaggaaggaattGCTCAAAGTGGAATGGAGGTATTTGTTAATTCCATGTCGAAGATGCTCGACTCCTTGCAGGCAGCATACCAAG GGAAAATTGTTGGAGTCATTGCACACAGGGGCTGGGTTGATTCAGAGCAAGAGAACATGTTCCATTTCACAGTAAATACTCGACCATCTGCTCGTTCGCTGCAGCAAACAAAACTCTCACCTGAGACGATCATAATCGCAGAAGTAGCCTTCGTCAGAATCACCTTGGCCTGGATAACAGGGATCATCCTTCTTATTGCCACTCTGTTGGGG ATCTACTTTCTTGTGAACATGCCAATCACCAAGGACACCCTTTTATATTCGAATGTCAAGCTCGACTAA
- the LOC131024166 gene encoding protein disulfide isomerase pTAC5, chloroplastic: MLASTLPLTPNPTLLLLHKPHFNTLYFRPLSKPHVCFAFPPSNGEEARWLREEQRWLREEQRWLREESRWNAERHALLQQINSLKLRIQDLERLNSLQGSETVGNIAKLLQALKESDVTKNVNRIAESGTSAVPLVVESFETATKEEEIVVKEVISIPEKKENVLSRVTLRIGSEGDEVGAMQEALQKLGFYSGEEDMEFTSFSSGTERAVKTWQATLGLREDGIMTADLLHRLFGSSESGLSKNEERKSTDPQKGANGAPVASTDVNEIEQTIVTDESVTEGGASRARVFLLGENRWEEPSRLSGGSKRSAKNTKENPTTKCLTCRGEGRLLCMECDGTGEPNIEPQFIEWVDEGEAKCPYCEGLGYTVCDLCEGKKTTT, from the exons ATGTTGGCTTCCACGCTGCCTCTCACTCCAAACCCTACACTCCTCCTTCTTCACAAACCGCATTTCAATACACTTTACTTCAGACCCTTATCCAAACCCCACGTATGCTTCGCATTTCCGCCATCCAACGGCGAGGAGGCGCGCTGGCTGAGGGAGGAGCAGCGCTGGTTGAGGGAGGAGCAGCGCTGGCTGAGGGAGGAGTCCCGCTGGAACGCCGAGCGCCATGCTCTGCTGCAACAGATAAACAGCCTTAAACTCAGAATTCAAGACCTTGAGCGCCTTAATTCTCTGCAGGGTTCCGAAACTGTCGGAAATATTGCCAAATTGCTGCAG GCTCTGAAGGAGAGTGATGTAACAAAGAATGTGAACAGAATTGCTGAGAGCGGAACTAGTGCTGTGCCGTTAGTGGTTGAGAGTTTTGAGACAGCTACAAAGGAGGAGGAAATAGTCGTAAAGGAAGTAATCAGTATTCCAGAAAAGAAGGAAAATGTGTTAAGCAGGGTAACATTGAGAATAGGATCAGAAGGAGATGAAGTCGGGGCAATGCAG GAAGCCTTGCAGAAACTCGGGTTTTACTCTGGTGAAGAGGACATGGAGTTTACTAGCTTCTCAAGTGGAACTGAGCGTGCTGTAAAAACCTGGCAA GCCACATTAGGCTTACGTGAAGATGGCATTATGACTGCAGATCTTCTGCACAGGTTATTTGGAAGTTCTGAATCGGGATTGAGCAAAAATGAAGAACGTAAATCAACTGATCCACAGAAA GGAGCCAATGGAGCCCCAGTTGCTTCAACAGATGTAAATGAAATTGAGCAGACTATTGTAACAGACGAAAGTGTAACAGAAGGTGGGGCTTCTCGAGCTAGAGTCTTTCTTCTTGGAGAGAATCGGTGGGAAGAACCTTCAAGGCTCTCTGGTGGTAGCAAAAGGTCAGCGAAAAACACAAAAGAAAATCCAACTACCAAGTGCCTTAcctgtcgtggagaaggccgtTTATTGTGCATGG AATGCGATGGAACTGGGGAGCCAAATATTGAGCCACAG TTTATAGAATGGGTTGATGAAGGAGAAGCCAAGTGTCCGTATTGTGAAGGACTCGGATACACAGTGTGCGATCTATGTGAGGGGAAGAAGACCACCACTTGA